In Bacillus sp. NP247, one DNA window encodes the following:
- a CDS encoding MFS transporter — translation MKKVNPLLILTLAIGVFGIITTEMGIVGVLPQITQKFGISTTQAGFLVSIFALVVAISGPFLILLVSSINRKMILLTAIFTFVISNIIYAYTTQFEIMLIFRILPAALHPLFFSIALVTAAKLVPPEKSGQAVTKVFMGITVGFALGVPLTSYLADQFSLEIAFLFGALVNTLAFIGILILLPSMPVTEKMSFGKQIRILGKPGLWLNILTVTFLFAAMFSVYSYFAEYLAKVTSMNGSLISIMLFIFGIVMILGNHLFGSLLQKSIVNTVIAFPILYSIVYILVYYLGSYLVPMIFIVFIWGIVHAGGLIVGQTWLISEAKEAPEFGNSLFVSFSNLGITLGTTIGGWFISNLGIHQLIWSGFIFTLLSFLLIIIKLKFFNSNSQASLSS, via the coding sequence ATGAAAAAAGTAAATCCTTTACTTATTCTGACACTCGCAATAGGTGTGTTCGGAATTATTACTACCGAGATGGGTATTGTCGGCGTATTACCACAAATCACTCAGAAATTTGGCATTTCAACTACACAAGCTGGATTTTTAGTAAGTATATTTGCACTAGTTGTTGCTATTTCTGGCCCATTTTTAATTCTGCTCGTCTCTAGTATTAATCGCAAAATGATTTTATTAACAGCAATTTTTACATTTGTTATTTCAAATATAATTTACGCTTATACAACACAATTTGAAATCATGCTTATTTTTCGTATTTTACCGGCCGCACTTCATCCACTCTTCTTTTCAATCGCTCTTGTAACTGCTGCGAAACTTGTCCCTCCAGAAAAAAGCGGTCAAGCGGTTACAAAAGTTTTTATGGGAATTACTGTTGGCTTTGCTTTAGGTGTACCACTAACCTCTTACCTTGCAGACCAATTTTCACTCGAAATTGCTTTCTTATTCGGAGCGCTTGTTAACACTCTTGCATTCATTGGAATACTAATCCTACTTCCTTCTATGCCTGTTACAGAAAAAATGTCTTTCGGCAAACAAATTCGTATACTCGGCAAACCAGGATTATGGTTAAATATTTTAACCGTCACATTCCTTTTTGCAGCCATGTTTTCCGTATACAGCTACTTCGCTGAATACCTTGCAAAAGTAACTTCTATGAATGGATCTCTCATCAGTATCATGCTATTCATATTTGGTATAGTTATGATTTTAGGCAATCATTTATTTGGTAGTCTCCTGCAAAAAAGCATAGTAAACACCGTGATAGCATTCCCTATTCTATATTCTATTGTTTACATATTGGTTTATTATTTAGGTTCCTACCTTGTTCCAATGATTTTTATAGTATTCATTTGGGGAATCGTACATGCTGGCGGATTAATTGTTGGTCAAACATGGTTAATAAGCGAAGCAAAAGAAGCACCTGAATTTGGTAATAGCCTATTCGTTTCATTCTCAAATCTCGGAATTACTTTAGGAACAACTATTGGAGGCTGGTTCATTTCAAACTTAGGTATTCACCAGCTTATTTGGAGCGGATTTATATTCACACTACTTTCATTTCTATTAATTATAATAAAACTAAAATTTTTCAATTCTAATAGCCAGGCTTCATTATCAAGCTAG
- a CDS encoding helix-turn-helix transcriptional regulator, translated as MEPLSIYKALSNETRCQILSWLKNPENHFDEKPYLEQGLNFQVGVCVGDIQLKTGLAQSVISSYLLTMKKAGLLDSDRIGKWTYYRRNEKTIREFSEYVQNEL; from the coding sequence ATGGAACCTTTATCAATTTATAAAGCATTGTCAAATGAAACAAGATGTCAAATTTTATCATGGTTGAAAAATCCAGAAAACCATTTCGATGAAAAACCTTATCTAGAACAAGGCCTTAACTTTCAAGTTGGAGTGTGTGTAGGAGATATCCAGCTTAAAACTGGCTTAGCCCAATCGGTTATTTCTAGTTATTTATTAACTATGAAAAAAGCAGGACTACTAGACTCTGACCGAATTGGAAAATGGACATACTATCGCCGAAATGAAAAAACAATACGAGAGTTTTCTGAATACGTTCAAAACGAATTATAA
- the licT gene encoding BglG family transcription antiterminator LicT, which produces MRIHKILNNNVVCTMKDNETEVVLMGRGLGFQKKVGDTIDESKIEKTFVLETKELSEKLAKLLTEIPVHNLEVTERIIQFAKTVLPGDLSDYIYLTLTDHLSFALTRHREGMDLKNTLLWEIKRFYQKEFEIGLQALNIIEEETGFRLSEDEAGSIALHFVNAQQGEPAMQQTVAMTKIVQDILNVVKYHYKMNLDESSFNYSRFVTHLRYFAQRLMQKELNSADDDFLYEQVKSKYHEAYCCTEKIEAYLRKAHNNHLSKDEKVYLTLHIHRVTKRNELCN; this is translated from the coding sequence ATGAGAATCCATAAAATCTTAAATAACAATGTTGTTTGTACGATGAAGGACAATGAGACAGAAGTTGTACTTATGGGCAGAGGTTTGGGATTTCAGAAAAAAGTAGGCGATACAATTGATGAATCTAAGATAGAAAAAACCTTTGTCTTAGAGACAAAAGAATTATCAGAGAAACTTGCTAAATTGTTAACTGAAATTCCAGTGCATAATTTAGAGGTTACAGAGAGAATTATTCAATTTGCTAAGACAGTTTTGCCGGGAGATTTAAGTGATTATATTTATCTTACATTAACGGATCACTTAAGCTTCGCATTAACGCGGCATAGGGAAGGAATGGATCTCAAAAATACTTTGCTTTGGGAAATTAAGAGGTTCTATCAGAAAGAGTTTGAAATTGGTCTACAAGCTTTGAACATTATTGAAGAAGAGACTGGGTTTAGACTTTCTGAAGATGAAGCAGGTTCAATTGCACTACATTTCGTTAATGCGCAGCAAGGAGAGCCGGCGATGCAGCAAACGGTGGCGATGACGAAAATCGTCCAAGATATTTTAAATGTTGTAAAGTACCACTATAAGATGAACTTAGATGAAAGTTCATTTAATTATAGTCGGTTTGTAACACATTTACGATATTTTGCCCAGCGTTTAATGCAGAAAGAATTAAATTCGGCAGATGATGATTTTTTGTATGAGCAAGTGAAAAGTAAGTATCATGAAGCATATTGTTGTACAGAGAAAATTGAGGCATACCTACGAAAAGCACATAATAATCATCTTTCAAAAGATGAAAAAGTATATTTAACGTTGCACATTCATCGTGTAACGAAACGCAATGAATTGTGTAATTGA
- a CDS encoding beta-glucoside-specific PTS transporter subunit IIABC yields the protein MKYEKLAKDILKNVGGKENVHSVVHCVTRLRFQLKDEGKANTEILKSMEDIVTVMKSGGQYQVVIGNHVSDVYKAVVTVGGFQEKEEEADSEKGKSSLIDILSSIFTPILGVLAATGMIKGFNALFLALGWLSTQSGTYQILNAVGDSLFYFFPIFLGYTASKKFGGSPFIGMAIGGALVYPALSGLKASEPLYTLFAGTMFESPIHITFLGIPVILMNYASSVIPIILATYFGSKVERTLKKVIPDVVKTFLVPFFTLLIIVPVTFLVIGPIATWAGQFLGQATLWIYNLSPLVAGVVLGAFWQVLVIFGLHWGIVPIGFNNLAVHGIDPILALIFATSFAQIGAVLGVWMKTKDQKLKTLSIPAFISGIFGVTEPAIYGITLPLKKPFIMSCIAGGIGGGILGVFGTQAYMTGGLGIFALPTFISPKDGITAGFWGAIIAMVVSLILGFVLTYLFGSNKKQTSTETAEAIDKIAASNHDEVIFSPFNGVVKPLQHIEDAAFASGALGEGVAIEPSEGKLFSPVSGTVSALFPTNHAIGITADSGAEILIHIGMDTVKLDGEFFSSHIEQGARVEKGQLLIEFNIYEIQKAGYIVTTPIVVTNYDKYSIKRTEIEKIQAGDSLLELGVK from the coding sequence ATGAAATATGAAAAATTAGCAAAGGATATTTTGAAAAACGTAGGTGGAAAAGAAAATGTACATAGTGTTGTTCACTGTGTGACTCGCTTAAGATTTCAATTAAAAGATGAGGGGAAAGCAAATACGGAAATACTGAAAAGTATGGAAGATATTGTGACTGTTATGAAAAGCGGTGGACAGTATCAAGTTGTTATTGGAAACCATGTATCCGATGTGTATAAGGCGGTCGTTACGGTCGGGGGCTTTCAGGAAAAAGAGGAAGAAGCTGATAGTGAGAAAGGAAAGAGTAGTCTTATAGATATTCTTTCTAGCATTTTCACCCCTATTTTAGGAGTACTGGCTGCAACAGGGATGATTAAAGGATTTAATGCACTATTTTTAGCTTTAGGCTGGTTAAGTACTCAGTCAGGAACGTATCAAATATTAAATGCGGTTGGCGATTCGTTATTTTATTTCTTCCCAATCTTCCTAGGATATACAGCAAGTAAGAAATTTGGAGGATCGCCTTTTATTGGTATGGCAATTGGGGGAGCTTTAGTTTATCCGGCTTTATCCGGTTTAAAAGCAAGTGAGCCATTATATACGCTATTTGCAGGAACGATGTTTGAATCACCAATTCATATTACGTTTTTAGGAATACCAGTTATTTTAATGAATTACGCATCATCTGTTATTCCAATTATTCTCGCTACTTATTTTGGATCGAAAGTAGAAAGAACCTTAAAGAAAGTTATTCCGGATGTTGTGAAAACATTTTTAGTACCGTTCTTCACATTACTAATCATTGTACCAGTCACATTTCTTGTTATTGGCCCAATTGCGACGTGGGCAGGACAATTTTTAGGACAGGCTACACTTTGGATTTACAATTTAAGCCCGTTAGTAGCAGGTGTAGTACTTGGTGCTTTCTGGCAAGTACTCGTTATTTTCGGACTTCATTGGGGAATTGTTCCGATTGGCTTTAATAATTTAGCAGTGCACGGTATCGATCCTATATTAGCGCTCATATTCGCTACTTCATTTGCTCAAATTGGGGCTGTTCTTGGAGTTTGGATGAAAACGAAAGATCAGAAATTAAAAACGCTAAGTATTCCAGCTTTTATTTCAGGTATTTTCGGCGTTACAGAGCCGGCGATTTATGGTATTACACTTCCTCTTAAAAAGCCGTTTATTATGAGTTGTATTGCTGGAGGAATTGGCGGCGGAATACTTGGCGTATTCGGTACGCAAGCTTATATGACAGGTGGTCTTGGAATATTTGCTCTTCCAACATTTATTAGCCCTAAAGATGGTATTACAGCTGGATTTTGGGGCGCAATTATTGCGATGGTTGTTTCCTTAATACTAGGTTTTGTTCTTACTTATTTATTTGGTTCCAATAAAAAACAAACATCTACAGAAACAGCTGAAGCAATTGATAAAATAGCTGCATCAAACCATGATGAAGTAATCTTTAGTCCTTTTAACGGTGTTGTTAAGCCGCTCCAACATATTGAAGATGCTGCATTTGCATCAGGTGCGTTAGGTGAAGGGGTTGCGATTGAGCCTTCGGAAGGAAAGTTGTTTTCACCAGTTTCAGGTACAGTTTCTGCACTTTTCCCGACGAATCATGCAATAGGAATTACAGCAGATTCAGGTGCTGAAATTTTAATCCATATTGGGATGGATACTGTGAAATTGGATGGCGAATTTTTCTCTTCTCATATTGAACAAGGAGCGAGAGTAGAAAAAGGGCAATTACTTATTGAGTTTAATATATATGAAATTCAAAAGGCGGGTTATATTGTGACAACACCAATTGTTGTTACAAATTATGATAAATATAGTATTAAGAGAACTGAAATAGAAAAGATTCAAGCAGGAGATTCCTTACTAGAGTTAGGAGTTAAATAG
- a CDS encoding 6-phospho-beta-glucosidase, with product MSKVIFPKGFLWGGATAANQVEGAYVEDGKGLTTVDLLPTGENRWDIMKGDIHSFTPVEGEFYPSHEAIDFYHRYKEDIALFAEMGFKALRVSIAWTRIFPNGNDEQPNEAGLQFYDNLFDELLKHGIEPVVTMAHFDVPVHLVEKYGSWRSRKLVNFFETYAKTIFNRYKDKVKYWMTFNEINMLLHLPFMGAGLAFKEGDNKKQIQYQAAHHQLVASALAVKACHEIIPDAKIGCMLAAGATYPYTCNPDDVLRAMEQDRESFFFIDVQARGAYPGYAKRFFKDNNLTIEMGKDDESILRDNTVDYIGFSYYSSRATSTDPEVLKSITSGNVFGSVENPYLEKSEWGWTIDPKGFRITANQLYDRYQKPLFVVENGLGAIDQLNAEDEVNDDYRIDYLQKHMIEMSEAIQDGVDIIGYTSWGPIDLVSASTGEMKKRYGYIYVDKDNEGKGSLKRSKKNSFNWYKEVIETNGESLDS from the coding sequence ATGTCTAAAGTTATTTTTCCTAAAGGATTTTTATGGGGTGGAGCGACTGCAGCCAATCAAGTTGAAGGCGCATATGTAGAAGATGGAAAAGGATTAACGACGGTTGATCTATTACCAACTGGTGAAAATCGTTGGGATATTATGAAAGGAGATATTCATTCTTTTACACCAGTAGAAGGGGAGTTTTATCCATCACACGAAGCAATTGATTTTTATCATCGTTATAAAGAAGATATTGCTCTTTTTGCAGAAATGGGATTTAAAGCATTACGCGTATCTATTGCGTGGACACGTATTTTCCCAAATGGTAATGATGAACAGCCAAATGAAGCAGGATTACAGTTTTATGATAATTTGTTTGATGAACTGTTAAAGCACGGTATTGAACCAGTCGTTACGATGGCTCACTTTGATGTACCTGTTCATTTAGTAGAAAAGTATGGAAGCTGGAGAAGTAGAAAGCTTGTAAACTTCTTCGAGACGTACGCAAAAACTATTTTTAATAGATATAAAGATAAAGTGAAATATTGGATGACGTTTAATGAAATTAATATGCTTTTACATTTACCTTTCATGGGAGCAGGTCTAGCATTTAAAGAAGGTGATAATAAAAAACAAATTCAGTATCAAGCAGCGCATCACCAACTTGTCGCAAGTGCGTTAGCTGTAAAAGCGTGTCATGAAATCATTCCAGATGCAAAAATCGGTTGTATGCTTGCTGCTGGTGCAACGTATCCATATACATGCAATCCGGATGATGTTTTACGCGCGATGGAACAAGACCGTGAATCATTCTTTTTCATTGATGTACAAGCAAGAGGAGCATATCCTGGGTATGCGAAACGTTTCTTTAAAGACAACAATTTGACGATTGAAATGGGAAAAGACGATGAGTCAATCTTGAGAGATAATACAGTTGATTATATCGGATTTAGCTACTATTCAAGCCGAGCAACAAGTACAGATCCGGAAGTGCTAAAAAGTATAACGAGCGGAAATGTATTTGGTTCTGTTGAAAATCCGTATCTTGAAAAATCAGAGTGGGGATGGACGATTGATCCGAAAGGCTTCCGCATTACCGCAAACCAACTTTACGATCGCTACCAAAAACCTTTATTTGTCGTTGAAAATGGTCTTGGTGCAATCGATCAATTAAATGCTGAAGATGAAGTGAACGACGACTACCGTATTGATTATTTGCAGAAGCATATGATTGAAATGTCAGAAGCAATCCAAGATGGAGTAGATATTATCGGATATACAAGCTGGGGCCCAATTGACCTTGTAAGTGCTTCTACTGGAGAAATGAAGAAGCGTTACGGATATATATACGTTGATAAAGATAATGAAGGAAAAGGTTCATTAAAAAGATCGAAGAAGAACAGTTTCAATTGGTATAAAGAAGTAATTGAGACGAATGGTGAGAGTCTTGATTCTTAA
- a CDS encoding YjcZ family sporulation protein, whose translation MGYGGSCGGGCGFGGGFALLVVLFILLIIVGASCSGFGC comes from the coding sequence ATGGGATATGGCGGTAGTTGCGGTGGAGGCTGTGGCTTTGGTGGCGGATTCGCATTACTTGTTGTGCTCTTTATCTTATTAATAATAGTTGGAGCTAGCTGCAGCGGATTCGGTTGCTAA
- a CDS encoding DinB family protein produces the protein MNKFVNDKFYETRNDLLKEINLLSDARFNSKPDMNKWSIAQVCHHLVLLDEAAIKVISFGLKEIDSTKKERQEIHSILLDRTKKFTAPEILEPSLEPFEVQQMIDLLNDSRKKLMTFLSTIEDESMLAKKSVKHPALGELFLDQWIELIYLHEQRHIEQIKEMKLLLKIV, from the coding sequence ATGAATAAATTTGTAAATGACAAGTTTTATGAAACGAGAAATGACCTATTAAAGGAGATTAATTTATTGAGTGATGCTCGATTCAATAGTAAGCCAGATATGAATAAATGGAGTATAGCACAAGTTTGTCATCACTTAGTTTTATTAGATGAGGCAGCTATAAAAGTTATTTCATTTGGATTAAAAGAGATTGATAGTACCAAAAAAGAGCGTCAAGAAATTCACTCTATATTGTTAGATAGAACGAAAAAATTTACAGCCCCAGAAATTCTTGAACCAAGCTTGGAACCATTTGAAGTGCAACAAATGATTGATTTGTTAAACGATTCGAGAAAAAAATTGATGACTTTTCTTAGTACAATAGAAGATGAATCTATGTTGGCGAAAAAATCAGTGAAGCATCCTGCTCTGGGAGAATTATTTCTTGATCAATGGATAGAACTGATATACTTGCATGAACAGCGTCATATAGAACAAATAAAAGAGATGAAATTACTTTTGAAAATAGTTTAA